From a region of the Gossypium raimondii isolate GPD5lz chromosome 10, ASM2569854v1, whole genome shotgun sequence genome:
- the LOC105778005 gene encoding adenine/guanine permease AZG1 — MVMDHHSPPKNFLTRLNSTVANSRVGKRFKLAERNSTFTTELRAGTATFLTMAYILAVNASILSDSGGPCGVSDCLPLCSDPSVPLSNCTGSTLRIIQPDSSCKFDPVNPGYSSCLETVRKDLIVATVASSLIGCLIMGTFANLPLALAPGMGANAYFAYTVVGFHGSGNVPYESALAAVFLEGLIFLFISAIGFRAKLAKLVPKPVRISSSAGIGLFLAFIGLQNNQGIGLIGYNPSTLVTLGGCPSSSRVSVAPVLAAVNGTVTLIPGGTVSGDILCLRDRMENPTLWLGIVGFVIIAYCLVKNIKGAMIYGIVFVTAVSWFRNTRVAAFPNTDAGNSAYEYFKKVVDVHLIETTAGALSFKNLGKGYFWEALVTFLYVDILDTTGTLYSMARFAGFTDQNGDFEGQYFAFMSDATSIVVGSLLGTSPVTAFIESSTGIREGGRTGLTALTVAGYFFLAFFFTPLLASIPAWAVGPPLILVGVLMMRAVVEIEWEDMRQAIPAFVTLIMMPLTYSIAYGLIGGIGTYIVLHAGDWAAELMVRKGVVKRRGNAVNGAHEAATGGGSVKAVEVDHV, encoded by the coding sequence ATGGTTATGGATCATCATTCACCACCCAAAAACTTCTTAACTCGACTCAATTCAACCGTAGCCAATAGCCGGGTGGGGAAACGTTTCAAACTAGCGGAAAGGAACTCTACTTTCACCACCGAGTTACGTGCCGGCACCGCCACTTTCCTCACCATGGCTTACATCTTAGCCGTCAACGCTTCCATCCTCTCCGACTCGGGCGGCCCTTGCGGCGTCTCAGATTGTCTTCCTTTGTGTTCCGACCCTTCCGTTCCGTTATCCAACTGCACCGGGTCGACTCTCCGAATCATCCAGCCCGATTCGTCATGCAAATTCGACCCGGTCAACCCGGGTTACTCTTCGTGCTTGGAAACAGTACGCAAGGATCTCATAGTCGCCACCGTTGCTTCTTCTCTTATTGGCTGTTTAATTATGGGTACTTTCGCGAATTTGCCCCTCGCTTTGGCTCCAGGTATGGGGGCAAATGCGTATTTCGCCTATACCGTTGTCGGGTTTCACGGGTCGGGTAATGTCCCATATGAAAGTGCTTTAGCGGCAGTTTTTCTAGAAGGCTTAATTTTTCTGTTCATTTCAGCAATTGGGTTCCGGGCCAAGTTAGCTAAGTTGGTACCTAAACCGGTTCGGATCAGTTCTTCCGCGGGTATCGGACTTTTTCTCGCCTTTATCGGGTTACAAAATAACCAAGGAATCGGGTTAATCGGGTATAATCCGTCGACCCTTGTGACTCTAGGCGGGTGCCCAAGTTCATCTCGGGTTTCAGTCGCCCCTGTTTTAGCGGCGGTTAACGGAACCGTCACTCTGATACCCGGCGGCACCGTCTCCGGTGATATATTATGTTTACGTGACAGAATGGAGAATCCCACATTATGGCTTGGAATCGTGGGGTTTGTGATCATAGCATATTGTTTggtgaaaaatataaaaggtgcTATGATTTATGGTATAGTATTCGTGACGGCCGTGTCTTGGTTTCGTAACACTAGGGTGGCGGCTTTTCCGAACACCGACGCCGGGAATTCTGCTTACGAGTATTTCAAGAAAGTCGTCGACGTCCATTTAATCGAAACCACAGCTGGGgctttgagttttaaaaatttaggtaaaGGCTACTTTTGGGAGGCCTTGGTCACCTTTTTATACGTTGACATATTGGATACAACCGGTACATTGTATTCCATGGCGAGATTCGCCGGTTTCACCGACCAAAACGGCGATTTCGAGGGCCAATATTTCGCTTTCATGTCGGATGCAACGTCGATCGTGGTGGGATCATTGCTGGGGACATCCCCAGTGACGGCATTCATCGAATCATCGACGGGGATACGAGAAGGTGGACGGACGGGATTAACGGCGTTGACGGTGGCGGGTTACTTTTTCCTGGCATTTTTCTTCACGCCGTTGTTGGCGTCGATACCGGCGTGGGCGGTGGGGCCGCCGTTGATATTGGTGGGAGTGTTGATGATGAGGGCGGTGGTGGAGATAGAGTGGGAGGACATGAGGCAGGCAATCCCTGCATTTGTGACATTGATAATGATGCCGTTGACATATTCGATAGCATATGGATTAATAGGTGGGATCGGAACATACATTGTGCTGCACGCAGGGGATTGGGCGGCGGAACTAATGGTGAGAAAAGGGGTGGTGAAAAGGAGAGGGAATGCGGTCAACGGAGCACATGAGGCAGCAACTGGGGGCGGAAGTGTGAAAGCAGTTGAAGTGGATCATGTCTAG
- the LOC105776580 gene encoding 5-formyltetrahydrofolate cyclo-ligase, mitochondrial isoform X1, translating to MSNNDQEADNLESVFKQKRIIRSNVRQTLKSMDPSLRSQEDDIIQSIVLEAPWFKSSKRLCAYISCSALREVDTSKLLSQILSPAPGSSIYQNFSIEVVIVLYLCVIYCVVFRYFFNLFFVSVLDGNKLPTAKKLYVPRVEDKNSNMRMFNISRIDDLVANSMNILEPASVDADGNAREDVMHANDPVDLFILPGLAFDRSGRRLGRGGGYYDTFLKNYKELAKEKNWRLPLFVALSYSVQIMDEEVIPVTPNDVLVDALVSPTGVIPITSAALGRMKP from the exons ATGTCCAACAACGATCAAGAAGCTGACAATCTTGAATCGGTTTTCAAGCAGAAGCGGATCATCCGCTCCAATGTTCGCCAGACCCTCAAGTCCATGGATCCCTCCCTCCGATCCCAAGAAG ATGATATAATCCAGAGTATAGTTTTGGAAGCTCCATGGTTCAAATCAAGTAAGAGATTATGTGCCTATATAAGTTGCAGTGCTTTACGAGAAGTTGATACCTCTAAGTTGTTATCTCAAATTCTATCACCTGCCCCAGGTTCTTCTATATACCAAAATTTCAGTATTGAAGTAGTCATTGTTCTTTATCTTTGTGTGATTTATTGTGTTGTTTTCAGGTATTTTTTTAACCTATTTTTTGTCTCTGTGCTAGATGGTAATAAGCTTCCGACTGCAAAGAAACTTTATGTTCCTCGCGTGGAGGATAAGAATAGTAACATGAGGATGTTCAATATCTCGCGCATCGATGATTTAGTTGCGAATTCCATGAACATTTTGGAACCTGCTTCAGTTGATGCTGATGGAAATGCTCGTGAAGATG TGATGCATGCGAATGATCCAGTTGATTTGTTCATTTTGCCTG GACTTGCTTTTGACAGATCTGGAAGACGGTTAGGCCGTGGTGGAGG ATATTATGATACATTCTTGAAGAACTACAAGGAGCTTGCCAAGGAAAAGAATTGGAGGCTCCCACTCTTTG TTGCACTGTCTTATTCTGTGCAGATAATGGATGAAGAAGTAATACCAGTCACCCCAAATGATGTACTGGTGGATGCTTTGGTTTCCCCCACTGGAGTGATTCCCATTACCTCAGCTGCCTTAGGGag AATGAAGCCTTAA
- the LOC105776580 gene encoding 5-formyltetrahydrofolate cyclo-ligase, mitochondrial isoform X2, whose translation MSNNDQEADNLESVFKQKRIIRSNVRQTLKSMDPSLRSQEDDIIQSIVLEAPWFKSSKRLCAYISCSALREVDTSKLLSQILSPAPDGNKLPTAKKLYVPRVEDKNSNMRMFNISRIDDLVANSMNILEPASVDADGNAREDVMHANDPVDLFILPGRCFCPVFCSVSLSFIFAFFNILLAMLLGLAFDRSGRRLGRGGGYYDTFLKNYKELAKEKNWRLPLFVALSYSVQIMDEEVIPVTPNDVLVDALVSPTGVIPITSAALGRMKP comes from the exons ATGTCCAACAACGATCAAGAAGCTGACAATCTTGAATCGGTTTTCAAGCAGAAGCGGATCATCCGCTCCAATGTTCGCCAGACCCTCAAGTCCATGGATCCCTCCCTCCGATCCCAAGAAG ATGATATAATCCAGAGTATAGTTTTGGAAGCTCCATGGTTCAAATCAAGTAAGAGATTATGTGCCTATATAAGTTGCAGTGCTTTACGAGAAGTTGATACCTCTAAGTTGTTATCTCAAATTCTATCACCTGCCCCAG ATGGTAATAAGCTTCCGACTGCAAAGAAACTTTATGTTCCTCGCGTGGAGGATAAGAATAGTAACATGAGGATGTTCAATATCTCGCGCATCGATGATTTAGTTGCGAATTCCATGAACATTTTGGAACCTGCTTCAGTTGATGCTGATGGAAATGCTCGTGAAGATG TGATGCATGCGAATGATCCAGTTGATTTGTTCATTTTGCCTGGTAGATGTTTTTGTCCTGTTTTCTGCTCagtttctctttcttttatctttGCTTTCTTTAACATTCTTCTTGCAATGTTGCTAGGACTTGCTTTTGACAGATCTGGAAGACGGTTAGGCCGTGGTGGAGG ATATTATGATACATTCTTGAAGAACTACAAGGAGCTTGCCAAGGAAAAGAATTGGAGGCTCCCACTCTTTG TTGCACTGTCTTATTCTGTGCAGATAATGGATGAAGAAGTAATACCAGTCACCCCAAATGATGTACTGGTGGATGCTTTGGTTTCCCCCACTGGAGTGATTCCCATTACCTCAGCTGCCTTAGGGag AATGAAGCCTTAA
- the LOC105776580 gene encoding 5-formyltetrahydrofolate cyclo-ligase, mitochondrial isoform X3 encodes MSNNDQEADNLESVFKQKRIIRSNVRQTLKSMDPSLRSQEDDIIQSIVLEAPWFKSSKRLCAYISCSALREVDTSKLLSQILSPAPDGNKLPTAKKLYVPRVEDKNSNMRMFNISRIDDLVANSMNILEPASVDADGNAREDVMHANDPVDLFILPGLAFDRSGRRLGRGGGYYDTFLKNYKELAKEKNWRLPLFVALSYSVQIMDEEVIPVTPNDVLVDALVSPTGVIPITSAALGRMKP; translated from the exons ATGTCCAACAACGATCAAGAAGCTGACAATCTTGAATCGGTTTTCAAGCAGAAGCGGATCATCCGCTCCAATGTTCGCCAGACCCTCAAGTCCATGGATCCCTCCCTCCGATCCCAAGAAG ATGATATAATCCAGAGTATAGTTTTGGAAGCTCCATGGTTCAAATCAAGTAAGAGATTATGTGCCTATATAAGTTGCAGTGCTTTACGAGAAGTTGATACCTCTAAGTTGTTATCTCAAATTCTATCACCTGCCCCAG ATGGTAATAAGCTTCCGACTGCAAAGAAACTTTATGTTCCTCGCGTGGAGGATAAGAATAGTAACATGAGGATGTTCAATATCTCGCGCATCGATGATTTAGTTGCGAATTCCATGAACATTTTGGAACCTGCTTCAGTTGATGCTGATGGAAATGCTCGTGAAGATG TGATGCATGCGAATGATCCAGTTGATTTGTTCATTTTGCCTG GACTTGCTTTTGACAGATCTGGAAGACGGTTAGGCCGTGGTGGAGG ATATTATGATACATTCTTGAAGAACTACAAGGAGCTTGCCAAGGAAAAGAATTGGAGGCTCCCACTCTTTG TTGCACTGTCTTATTCTGTGCAGATAATGGATGAAGAAGTAATACCAGTCACCCCAAATGATGTACTGGTGGATGCTTTGGTTTCCCCCACTGGAGTGATTCCCATTACCTCAGCTGCCTTAGGGag AATGAAGCCTTAA
- the LOC105776582 gene encoding germin-like protein subfamily T member 2, with translation MSAMASLLFHLLCCLTVFWLLPLPSHSADPDPLQDFCVANLSASISVNGFPCKPASEVTSDDFFFDGFTQEGNTTNTFASFLTPGNVLSFPGLNTLGISMNRVDFAPGGINPPHSHPRASEVGVVIEGKLLVGFVTTNNVYYSKVLTAGHMFAIPRGLVHFQLNVGDGKALAYTAFNSHLPGAAIVPLNLFASSIPNEVLTKTFQVDADLINTIKSKFRP, from the coding sequence ATGTCTGCCATGGCTTCCTTGTTATTCCACCTACTGTGTTGCCTCACAGTTTTCTGGCTTCTTCCTCTTCCTTCTCATTCAGCTGACCCTGATCCATTACAGGACTTTTGTGTAGCAAACCTGAGTGCCTCTATATCTGTTAACGGTTTTCCTTGCAAACCAGCATCCGAAGTGACTTCGGATGACTTTTTCTTTGATGGGTTCACCCAGGAAGGTAACACCACAAACACCTTTGCGTCGTTCCTCACACCTGGAAATGTCCTCTCATTCCCAGGGCTGAATACTCTTGGGATTTCAATGAACCGGGTGGACTTTGCCCCGGGTGGAATCAACCCTCCTCATTCGCATCCTCGTGCGAGCGAGGTCGGTGTGGTCATTGAAGGGAAGCTCCTCGTGGGTTTTGTGACTACTAACAATGTGTATTACTCGAAAGTCTTGACTGCAGGGCATATGTTTGCCATCCCTCGAGGACTGGTGCACTTCCAACTCAACGTCGGAGATGGGAAGGCACTAGCTTACACGGCTTTCAACAGCCACTTGCCCGGTGCTGCGATTGTTCCCCTAAATCTCTTCGCTTCTTCTATCCCTAATGAAGTGTTAACCAAGACCTTCCAAGTCGATGCGGATCTTATCAATACCATAAAATCCAAGTTTAGGCCGTAA
- the LOC105776579 gene encoding CBL-interacting protein kinase 18, which translates to METKGKIVMKKYELGRLLGQGNFAKVYYARNIETSQSVAIKVIDKEKVLKVGLIDHTKREISIMNLVKHPNILELYEVMASKTKIYFVMEYAKGGELFKKVFKRKLREDLARKYFQQLISAVDFCHSRGVYHRDLKPENLLLDENGDLKVSDFGLSALAESKHQDGLLHTSCGTPAYVAPEVINRKGYDGSKADIWSCGVILYVLLAGYLPFNDSNLIAMYRKISTANYKIPNWFSTEVTKLLSRIFNPNPKARIPIARIMATPWFRKGFNSKPVERKPETEQDPRDLAAVLGSETNYNAFEAKKLTNLNAFDIISSSSGFDLSGLFTKNDEKKKEIQFTSMHTASAITSKLKDIAESLKLKVKMKDGGLLKMEGSNRGRKGALAIDAEIFEFTPSFHLVEIRKCSGDTLEFRNKLQEDVKPALKDIVWAWQGNTVQSC; encoded by the coding sequence ATGGAAACTAAGGGGAAAATTGTGATGAAAAAGTATGAACTAGGGAGATTGTTAGGGCAAGGTAACTTTGCTAAAGTTTACTATGCAAGGAACATTGAAACAAGCCAAAGTGTGGCAATTAAGGTGATTGATAAAGAGAAGGTTTTGAAAGTAGGGTTGATTGATCATACAAAGAGGGAGATATCAATTATGAACCTTGTTAAACACCCTAATATCTTGGAGCTTTATGAAGTTATGGCAAGCAAAACCAAGATTTATTTTGTTATGGAATATGCCAAAGGTGGTGAGCTCTTCAAGAAGGTgttcaaaagaaaattgagagaagaCTTGGCAAGGAAGTATTTTCAGCAATTGATCAGTGCAGTCGATTTCTGCCATAGCAGAGGTGTTTATCACCGTGATTTGAAGCCTGAAAACTTGCTGCTCGATGAAAACGGTGATCTGAAAGTTTCGGATTTCGGTTTGAGTGCGCTTGCTGAGTCCAAGCATCAAGATGGGTTACTACACACAAGTTGTGGAACACCAGCATATGTGGCTCCTGAAGTTATAAACAGAAAGGGGTATGATGGATCCAAAGCTGATATCTGGTCTTGTGGGGTGATCTTATATGTTCTTTTAGCTGGTTATCTGCCATTTAACGATTCGAATCTTATAGCCATGTATCGGAAAATAAGCACGGCAAACTACAAAATTCCTAACTGGTTTTCAACAGAAGTGACCAAGTTGCTGTCAAGAATCTTCAATCCTAATCCTAAAGCTAGAATTCCAATTGCGAGAATCATGGCAACCCCATGGTTCAGAAAGGGGTTTAACTCCAAACCAGTTGAGAGAAAACCCGAAACAGAACAGGACCCTCGCGATTTGGCTGCGGTTTTGGGTTCTGAGACTAACTACAATGCATTTGAAGCAAAGAAGCTCACTAATTTGAATGCCTTCGACATCATTTCGTCATCAAGCGGGTTCGATTTGTCGGGATTGTTTACAAAAAACGAcgagaaaaagaaggaaatacAGTTCACTTCCATGCATACGGCCTCTGCTATTACATCTAAACTAAAGGACATTGCTGAGAGTTTGAAGCTAAAAGTTAAGATGAAAGATGGAGGACTGTTGAAAATGGAAGGTTCAAATAGAGGTAGAAAAGGTGCATTGGCAATTGATGCAGAGATATTTGAGTTCACCCCTTCTTTTCATTTAGTAGAGATAAGGAAGTGCAGTGGTGATACATTGGAGTTTCGAAACAAGCTGCAAGAAGATGTTAAACCAGCTCTCAAGGATATAGTTTGGGCATGGCAAGGTAATACAGTGCAGTCGTGCTAA
- the LOC105776578 gene encoding WEB family protein At2g40480, with the protein MAVDPQNSPMEGFPATPKIREVRPESGFENFGFCTDPCRVRGGEPNSGIRRVSLRAEIDTSPPFGSVKEAVTRFGGNGLWVPLNKFGEYHGIEEFDLKKVEEQAAELEKDLIVKELETLDVLEELGTTKKIVEELKRQLQSEAMKCMNSTSPGLDSDDIKEMNKEYYGQVRIGYSKPCSISSPDSILMELKQAKLNLGKTINDLGVIQASVERLNKKMKKEKSLLEMTRERLTYKFAGLALKPQVGNNGKPEQFKQMVDPTMNEVPRSMPLPGNEQNKPCIRTAEMRWIAAKKMEEAAMAAKALAVIEMKGLSSNENSSGFSLPEPEPSPRTPKVQRAEEVSSREAIHAMNKLAEANISKLTILRKLEEASEEVKHSKEALEEALNRVELANRKQLDAEEALRRMIPDQEQKKQVVYNATKINNFPLPHPHPHQHQHIPRSPLHDLNNQNPTVDDGANPALRPTVSMGDILSKKQVPTKGQTERQKVALSQMLHELREEHLAFSPKPGQKDDQKQYLNQRRKFGFIHISLPLPKQNKKKPQAVNTM; encoded by the exons ATGGCAGTTGATCCTCAAAACTCCCCCATGGAAGGGTTCCCGGCTACACCTAAGATCCGGGAAGTGAGGCCTGAGTCCGGTTTTGAGAATTTCGGGTTTTGCACTGACCCCTGTCGTGTCCGGGGCGGTGAACCCAACTCGGGAATAAGAAGAGTGAGTTTGAGGGCTGAGATTGACACTTCACCTCCTTTCGGATCGGTTAAGGAGGCTGTGACCCGGTTTGGTGGCAACGGACTTTGGGTGCCATTGAACAAGTTTGGagaatat CATGGAATTGAAGAGTTTGATTTAAAGAAAGTGGAGGAACAAGCAGCGGAATTGGAGAAAGATCTGATTGTGAAAGAATTAGAGACCCTTGATGTGCTTGAAGAACTGGGAACTACAAAAAAGATTGTTGAAGAGTTAAAGAGACAGCTGCAAAGTGAAGCTATGAAATGCATGAACAGTACTAGTCCAGGCTTGGATTCAGACGATATCAAAGAAATGAACAAGGAGTACTATGGACAGGTGAGAATTGGGTATTCGAAACCGTGCTCGATTTCGTCTCCAGATTCGATCTTGATGGAGTTGAAGCAAGCTAAGTTGAACCTTGGTAAAACTATCAATGATCTTGGGGTGATTCAAGCTTCTGTTGAGCGtctaaataagaaaatgaagaaagaaaaaagtttaCTTGAAATGACCCGTGAGAGACTAACTTATAAGTTTGCAGGGTTGGCATTGAAGCCACAGGTTGGCAACAATGGCAAGCCTGAGCAGTTTAAGCAAATGGTTGATCCTACAATGAATGAAGTTCCAAGATCAATGCCATTGCCAGGGAATGAACAAAACAAGCCTTGTATTAGAACTGCTGAAATGAGGTGGATTGCAGCTAAGAAGATGGAGGAAGCTGCCATGGCAGCAAAGGCACTTGCTGTTATTGAAATGAAGGGTTTGTCAAGCAATGAGAACTCATCAGGATTTTCCTTGCCGGAACCAGAGCCGTCTCCTCGAACCCCGAAAGTCCAACGGGCGGAAGAGGTTTCTAGCAGGGAAGCAATTCATGCAATGAACAAATTGGCTGAAGCAAACATCTCCAAGCTTACAATCCTGAGGAAACTGGAGGAAGCTTCAGAGGAAGTTAAACATAGTAAAGAAGCATTGGAAGAGGCTCTTAATAGAGTGGAATTAGCAAACAGGAAGCAACTTGATGCTGAAGAGGCTCTTAGGAGAATGATTCCAGATCAAGAACAGAAAAAACAGGTCGTTTACAATGCtaccaaaatcaacaatttCCCTCTCCCTCATCCTCATCCTCATCAGCATCAGCATATTCCTCGATCTCCATTACATGATCTAAACAACCAAAACCCAACAGTGGATGATGGAGCAAATCCTGCTTTAAGGCCAACAGTTTCAATGGGAGATATCCTCAGCAAGAAACAAGTCCCTACTAAAGGCCAGACTGAAAGGCAAAAGGTAGCTTTGAGCCAAATGCTTCATGAACTAAGGGAAGAACATCTGGCATTTTCTCCAAAACCTGGTCAAAAAGATGACCAAAAGCAGTATTTGAACCAGAGAAGAAAGTTTGGGTTCATCCACATATCTCTTCCATTGCCAAAGCAAAACAAGAAGAAACCACAAGCTGTAAACACAATGTGA